The sequence below is a genomic window from Pelecanus crispus isolate bPelCri1 chromosome 10, bPelCri1.pri, whole genome shotgun sequence.
AGGTACGGATTCTTGTCATACTGACTGAGAAAGCAGCAAGCATTAGCAAAAAGTAGTGAAGGTGAATACTTTTGTTTCTGAACGAGGCatgaataattttgtttgttaaGATCTGCTCGGTTATACTTAGTACACATGCAAGAGGTTAAAGATCATTACGTTTGTGAGTACAAGTAGGAAAAAGCGGTGACTGCAATTGCCTAAGGAgcctttttctgtgttccttcGCGCTTATGCGTTTTGTCCCAAGTTTGGACCGAGCGCACGCTAATTTCTTGCCCACGGATTTCAGCACTAAGCTACGAACATCAGAGCCTTTTCCCACGCACAGTTCTCGTCGTGGAAGCTCTCTGGCACAGGCAGCGGCGCCCGGGCTGctccgggggcggcggcggcacaagggcctccccccgcccgggccgcgGGAGCCCCGCTGAGGCCGGGCCCGCTTCCCAAcgcctccttcccttcctttcccgGCGGGAACCGGCGGCTCTCCCTGCCGCAGCcggctctccctccctcccgctgCCGGAGCTCCGTgaggctgcggggccgggccggggccgcccgcccggcagcggggggggggggggggggggcgggaggggcgggggcagccgccGCCTGCCAGAGGCGGCCAggcgggcccggggggctgcgaTGGGACGGCTCCGCCGGCGGGACCGCAGGAGCCCCAGCGCCCCGAGCAGCCATGGCCGGTAagtgccggggccgggggggagggagggagggcgggcgggcaggctCGGCTCGGCACCTCCCGGCACGGgacccccggacccccccccccccgctatTGCTTCCCCAAAGTTGTGGGGTGAGAAATGAAGTCAAAGCTGCCCCCGAAGTCCGGGGCCGTAAAGCCAGCCGACCCCCTCCTGGAGCCGCTGAGGAAAAGCCTGcagcccgccgggccccccgcccTTCGCTCGGCTCTGTCAGGCGGGCACCGCAGGGCAAAGGCTttaccccccaccccaaacaatTTGGTTTATGCTCTGCGTATGCCTGTACTGATAATGTTGATAAAGCTGAGAACTTATACCGGGGTTAAAGCTTGTGATGGAGAACTGCCTGGTCGTAACTCCGAAAGGCTTACTGCCGAGTTTAAGCAAAGCCAGTTAAAAGCGTATCGTCAGACACTAAGCAAAAAGGGGATCGGGTCCCGAAGGAGACAGATGACGACCACCAACATTGCCCTGCGCTAGGATAAACCTGGTACCTTCTAACGGTGGACAGTCCCCCAGCACAGGCCCCTTGGAGACCAAGCGGTCCAACAGGTCTCTTCCATCTCCAGCTGCCATGATCCTGTACCACAGCAGAATACAATACATCAGTTTCTCATCATGGCAGgtagttatttaaaaagatacatATTTCCCCCCTGGATTTAACACACAATGGATTTAACTTATCTCAATGGTCAATTTTGTGACTAGTGCTACATTGTGCCCTAAGCTGCTGGTTCTGTTGCTGATCTAATCAGATAAGATGGACTAAAAGCGAGCCAAATTCTCCTTACCCTCAGTAAATCAGAGGTAGCTTTGCTGAAGTAGGTAAAACTTTTCTTTACGCCTACCactgtgtaaaaataaaacagcagaacTTGAGCCAATGGCAGTGGGTGGgtcataaatatttaacatcaCTCTGCAGTGAACAAATTCAGTTCGTTAAACTTATTAGTGGAGAGATTGGAAACTCATTCTCTTACTCCAAAATCGGTGCACAGCTGCTGTACTGTACTGTATGTTGCATTACAGTGCACCTGAGCTTACTGTCCCGAATGGTAAATGGTGACAAACTGGGTATGGGGGAATGCGGGACTGCTGCCGAGAGCGTTAAAGGCTTGGGAATGGAGGGGACAAGTTAAACAGAGTCCTGTTGAGCTGCTTGAAATGTTAACCTTTAAGATACCTCTGTCAGACAGTAAAACCACCAGccatataaacatttttattgttgataGTACACCTGTATGAAGTGAACCATTAGTTTCTATTATGTTCATGGGCATTAaactaaagcattttttctgcaTCTGGCCTTCTAAGCTGTAATAAAATGGCAAGCTGACTGAAGACATTACTTGAGCACGCCCTACAAAACTAAGgggaacacacacacagaatttCCATGCTCAGGACTGCATTTGTTACACATTTCCTCATACTGTGCATTCTTATGAAAGAAAACTCAGTTACCAGTGTAGCACAACCAGACTTGTCTCTGTATGACTATTAACACATACCAAATAGGTACTTGTCTCCCGGTTCCTCAGAATGAGTCTTGTACTAATACTATTGTACTAATAGCCTGGCTAAGTGCTGAAGCCTATTCAGCCCACCTACCAGTTGCAAGGACAGGAAAATGCCTGTTGTGCGGTACAGCTGTGAGCAGGGTGGCTGCTCCATGGTGCTGGGAGCCATGAGTGGTTATATGACTCATGGGGAAGCAGCCAGCCAATTCCTGCAGGGAGCACACCTGGAGGGGAGCTGCAAAAATAAGTTGGCTCCTATGCCTGtaccaaaggcagaaaaatgcgATAGGATCAGATAAAGGCCTTTGAGGCACTATGGCCAGGCTAATTTTATAGCACAAGGTATTTACATAAGTGTTCTGTGGCTGAAGGACATTTCATATCACTCATTGCAACATGGCAACAGCAAAAAAGATCAGTAATACATGTATTTGCAACTCACTTCCTATACTCTTTATAGCTCTAATCAATGAACTGTGTCAAATTAGTTCTGAATTCTTATTCAAAACTACTAGTAGTGTTGACTGATTATTTTGTGCTTGTATTGTCTTTATTTACTTGTACCAGTGTACAGAGGTAGCTAACTGCAAGGTATCTACCAAGCACAGACagataaaaaggagaaaggaataaAGCATAACCACAGTTATCTCTAcctaaaagcagagaagaggggaaaaaagtcagtaCCAGCTGAGAGAAGGCCCGGTCGCTTTGTTGCTTCAGTTTCAGGGGAGACGCTACGAACTGGCAGTACACGGTACCCACCTGATCCTGAGCTGCCTCCCATGGCTGCAGGGTGGAAGATAATTCTGCCATTTGGGCTCGTTTGCAAACAGAGGATATTCTGGTAGGATCAATTCTCAGCTGAGACCTAGTCACATCTCAATGCACCAGTACTAGTCAGTGGCAGGCCAAGACAGGCTGGGTATAAGGTACAGTGCAGACGTGGTCTTTCCAGCCTTTCACTCTAGCATAGTCAGCAAACATGAGACAACGTGAACTGAGCCCATTAGCAATTGTCTACCCTTGGTCTAGTGAGAAATTCTCACAACAGAATTCCTCGTATTTGTATTAAAGACATTTATTAAGTTTTCAATTTTATtagtgtgaaaaaaaaaccaaaccccaaattaCACAAGATTTGGTTTTATCTGAAGTAATCAAGATTCAGGAAACAGTGCTTAACGGATACTTAAGTTTGACTTAAGATCAGGAAACACATGCATccttagaaagaaaacaacccagAGCTTCGCTTTGTTCCTTGTGCCAGCATCTAGTCTCAGTTCAACATAGATGAATAGTTGGaagaacaaaccaaaccaaaataatggTACCTTTTGTATTAGGTGCTCctgggttttcttcttctgttatGAAAGCTCTAGCACTTCTGCCATGCTAAGGTAAATGCTTAtgctaatgtaaaataaaagccCAAACAACTCTtagggtttgggatttttttcttgtctatAGTCTCTTACATTGCAGTCATTGCCAGCATATCTGAACGCTTTCTAATCTCTCACTGCTGATGTCAAACATCTTCAGGTTTTGCATCATGCTGtaaccaaacacaaaaaggtGCACATGAGCAGAatgtttgatttaaaaatcattttggaATGTAGATCAATTTGTCAGCTTTAATACTCCTGTCTACCCCCAAAACATACATAACTTTGATCCTCCTATGATgctttatgtgcttctatgttTGAACAGAACAAGCAGTTGCTATTGCTGGGGGAGTAATAGGAGGGATCCTTTTATTTGTTCTCATTGGAATAACTGCATACCTGCTCTGGAAGAAATTTTGCTGCCTCTTTTCTTATGAAAAGCTCACCAGTCCTGTCAAAACAACAAATGCAAAAGCCTTTTTTCAGGACCAGTCAACTTCTGAAATTCAACCACAAAGCACAAggtacatatttttgttttgtttgtaaagCATACACTATTGGTAATTTATTTCAACTCATGAAATCTCAAATGAGGGGGTGATCTAAATATATGcacatacagaaataaacaagaCCCCTAAATTATATGAAAACATTAGTCatgttctgttttgttcctTTAGGAAAATAATACTTTCTGTAACTATGAATGCAATGattatttctgatttatgtAAAAGAGATAATACATTCAAGTATAACTGATGCATGGATAGCTTTATCTGTTACCTAGACAAATTCGACCAATGTTCCAGAGTCATTCTTGGTGATCTCATAATGAAGCATCTGAGAACCAACCAACAGGACTTCAGTTCAGAAAGGAGACTCTCTTAGAAAGTTCATTACTGCAGGGCTTTGGGGCTCTAAAACAAGCAGCTGCAgttaattctttctttcctttccaagaTCAATtgtaaaggagaagaaagggaaaaaagtgaggGATCTGTCTGAAGAATTAAGATCTGATGTCCCTCGCTGGACCTCTAGGCATTATACAAATAAAATCAATTGCAAAAAAATGGGTATTTATCTTTTCTACCTATGCATCTCATAGAATTTTTACAAAATTGTAAGAGAAGAACAGTAAACTTGCTGTTACCAAGTTTGGTTTCCATATTTAAACGAGAAGAGTCAGTAGCTGTTGTTGTCTTGCGCAGATCCCGAAGCGTTCCATTCATCGTTCCACCAACACTGCACGGGCGAGACTGGATTAACCTGACGAGCGAAGAACAGGTTCAGGAGGACAGTGACCCCTACATGATTCCTCAGCCTGGGCCACGCTCATCGTTTCATTCTTTGGGTATGGAATTGCAAAAATGGGACTCTTTGAGGGTACTCTTTTAAAGGGTAACTTTATTATGAAGCACATTTATTGGGGGCATACCAGACAGTGTTAGACAGTGCAAGCCCTAAACACTGTATCTATATATGTGCTTTATATATATAGGAATTGGGCCAGAATGTAGCCATTCTGGTCCCACTGCTGTGGGACCTTGCACGTACGGCAGACAAAGCACTCTCTCCTTCTGTGTTTGGTAAAGGCACAACAGCAGTGTAAGTGTAACTCAGGAAGTATCTGATTGCTGTCCCCAGAAAGAGCAGAGTGACCAGTTGCAGACTGCAACAACAAATACCCAAAACTATCAAGGTACAGTCATAGgaataagagaaagaaaagcagagcagtgcAGCCTACAACTACTCCCCCAAATTTGAgggaaaaggaattaaaataccAAGTTTATGCAAACCAGATTGTTAATAAAGAGATTAGTGTGATTTCCCTAATACAGCAGTGGTTATAAAAGCGCCTGCTAAAGTCTTGAGACTAACCTGAGGGtgcttgttttttattttgtgaagcTGGAGCTTATGTTGTAGGGACCATTAACCCAGAGCTGTACAAGTTTCCTGAAGACAAAAGCGAGACGGATTTTCCTGAAGGCAACATTGGCCGCCTCTGGTTCTCCATAGAATATGAGCACAAGTCAGAAAGGCTCCTCGTCTCCTTGATTAAAGTCAGAAAGCTGCAGCCTCCTGCCGATTCCTGTAGTCCATTTGTGAAAATCTACTTGCTGCCTGATGAAAGAAGCTACTTGCAGTCCAAAACAAAACGCAAAACCCTTAACCCTCAGTTTGatgaaaactttgtttttcaggtaCTTTTCCATTTGATGAAGcagatttttgtttgcaaatattGACTTGTCAAACTACAGTACATGTTTtgtgaaaagtaattttcctaCAACCTTCTACCAAGATACAAGTCATTTCCACTGGAGATGGGATTTATTACTGGGGCTTCTGGAGATCCTGGGCTACTTAAGTCTGTGGCTCCAGACCTGACCTTACTTGTGGTCTGCACCAAAGTTGAGGATTCCAGAACTTGCCCTGGGAATGATGAAAACTCCAGTTTGAACTGTGGCTCAGCAGTTCAGCCCAGCAGCTCTATAAGTGCAGAAGCAACCTGTACTGAACTGATGCTTTCATAGCTTTTAGTTTCTTTGCTGTGGAAGTGGGCTAGTATACCTGTGTCTGGTATACTATTTGTATAGTGCTGTAAAGCTACGAGCTTGGCTCCCTATGCCAAGAGGCTTTGAGCAGGTATCACAAgacaaaagctttaaaaccaaaaaaatttgtgtttcagacaactgaaaaatgaatgtttacAGGTTTCTAAACACTTGTGCCTAGAAGTGAATGCATCATATAACGCTAGATCTATATACATTGGAAAACCACCAGCTAACTTTACATTTTTGAAGTGAACTCACTCTGGTTTAGCTTGGATCTTTAGACTCCCACATAGCTAAAACTTTAGGCAAATTAAGAAAGTGGACTTcaaataattaaaggaaatcTCCACCTACCTTTAACACACTTtgaaaaattcttcctttgaaGTCATGCTAGAGTAGAAAAGTCTCACATGTTCtataattattaatatattcttccttttcctgtacAGGTTTCCAGTAAAATGTTGCTCCAAAGGACTCTGAAGTTTTTGGTTTATCATGTCGATAAACAGAAGAAGCATCATCTCCTAGGCCAAGTTATGTTCCCACTGAAAAATGGAACATTAACTGATGACAACAAACTAGTCATATGGAGAGatctggagaaagaaaacttggAGGTATGTGATACCAGGCTGCTTGGTATTGTGGAACTTCTGTCATCTTAAAAGCTTTGGAGGGGTACAGCTGAAGTAGAAGTACGCTGTATCAAATACATCAAATGTAAAAGTATTTGATAAACATTTGGAATCAAAATTCCCATCTTGCCAACCTGTGGATCCATAGCTGTTGTACGGGGATTATCCAGCTGCTCAGAAACAGTCATCAGTTAGGGGACAGCTACATAAGAGAGCACCTTTTGTTGTTTGCCTTTGTTTTGGATtagtaagaacagaaaaaagcagaaggggCAAGGAAATAGGCATCACCTGGAAGAGATAGGAATTCAAAGGTTCAAGAAGGCTGATTAATTGGTTCTATCAAGTGTCACAACAGCATGAATAAAGCCATTGCAATTCACTCACATGCCTCCGTGTGGCAGAagcttttctccccccctttGTCTGTGTGAAGAGAGAGTTTTTCAGATATATTTGACAAGTGTTCTTCTGCTTCCAAAGCCTCCTTCAGACTCTGGCGATATCCAGTTCTCCCTCAGCTACAATGACTACCTGGGCCGTCTCACTGTAGTGGTTCTGAGGGCAAGGGGATTAAAGCTCCAGGAGGAGAGCCATGCTGTCAGTAAGTTGTGATTTCCTCTCTGCTATCAGCTCCAGAATTCCTGTTTTAATTTGCTCCTTCCTCATCTGTCCATCCAGGCTTGCACTGAGTGActctgaaaagaacaaatataCATCTGGGTGATTTAATCTGAGTGGAAACAAGCCATACTTTGTTACTGGGGTAATTAGATTTTGATAGCTCAGTTCTGCTgcgttttggttttgtttcaaaataaatggtTCGTCTCGTGTTAtcagtagcattttttttctcctgctttaatACAGTGAGCAACATCCCTTTGCTGCACTCCAATGCAGAGAATTCTAGTGATTGCAGCGGCATTTCAGGGGATATTGACATTAACAGAATTGCCTCAAGGCAAAAGCCCAGAGCTAAGGGCTGCAGGAAAACCACTTACGCTGAACAGTTGTCCTGGGGAGAACTGGACTGGGAAAAGGTTCCCATTTTAGGACAGCCTGTCCCTTGTTCAAAGGACCATGGCACGGAGTCATAATTTTTCTCCCTTACTGCAGTGGGTGTTTTCCTGGTACATCATGCTCATGTGTCCCTGGCCTCAGAGATGTTGAATGTAGAGATTACCtcaaaatgctgtttaaaatctAAACACTCAAAGCAAAAATCGATGGAAGAACCAAATTGTCTTTGAATCTGTagtcatttttttttgaagggctTTGAAACTAAACAGTATAAAGACAAAATACACCcagcagttaaaaagaaaagacatttagTTCCCCATATACACACATCAACTGTGAACGTTTTTTTGAGGTTTGAGTGGGCTGTTACCTGGACGTATAACTTTAGAAATCATGCCCTCTAAATGAGTAAATCTGCATTCATAATGTTAGAGATAAATTTGCTCTGTTCAGGGTGAAACCcataaatgaagaaatgcaCAGTAAAATGATGAGAATATAGATGTTTCCAACAAGCAGAATCAAATCCTGTGCACTTGTTGAAAGAGAAAGATATTACAGAATGTATTAGTTTGAGAAAACAAATAACTAAGATAAGGATGCCCAGAAAGAACATGACCGGTTTGTGGCAGATGAACAAAGCAGCATCATGAACTAAGAGCAAATGTTCTAATTTTGCATCATCCTAATAGCTTTACAAGGGAAGGAGAACACACTTCTTAATACATCATGTCTCTGCCTGCAGGTTGTTGTGAAGTACATTAATCTGCCATGTAATTTTAGTGCTGATATACTTCAGGTTATCATAATAAGCAAGAGTCATGAGCACACTCTGGAAGGAGGAGCTGCCAGAAGGTGATTCTCCAGAACACatcactaagaaaaaaaagggaaaatgaaataaactcagtgttttttcctttgaatgcCCTTCAAGTATGATTTAGGGTCCACAGATTCTCTGGTAAATCCTGaagaaactggaataaaaagTTTTCTATATTAACATGGATTAGTGCAACACTAATCTTTGATGGAAAATATGCAGTATAGGACAGcaagaagaaatttatttttagattcaAATTACTGAATTAAATGTATTAAGAAGTAATAAGAAAGTAATGAAAAGTCAGACTTTGTGCAAGTAGTTTACATAGTAACTCTTTCCATATATAGCACTCGGGTAGCAGCTCTGTCACAAGAAAGTCTGTTCTGCTAATCCTGCACCCTCTGAAACAGTAATGAGAGCCTACGGGAACTGTGGAAATAACGAGGAGACATTAGGAGTCTGTCCATGCTGTCTCAGTCCTGACACTTATCATTTTTGCTATACAGATGAACCTTAAACTGAATAGCAGGGAGTAGTAAACACATTAGCAGCACGGAATCTATTACGGCTTCACTGGAAAAGAACAAATCTTTAGCCATCAATTAAGATGCAATTTCTACATGCTTGTCACTAAGTTTTGTAGAAGTGTAGGGAGGAATGGAAAATTTCAGGCTACTTTGGATCTCATTGTCAAAAATCTACTGAGTAAGACCACAGTGCAATACAGGTCCCCTtcaggaagcaaagcaaaatttttttattgttctgttCCCACACTCACACAcaatttttgtaatattttctggaagaaagcagagatCATTGATCTCTTCCTCAAATTTTCTACAGAATCCCTTACCACAGGGCTCAAAGTCATTAGTAAAACCTTTTGTTTAAGGATTCTTCTTTGACTAGGAGAATCTGTTCCCCTGAAGCATATCCAATCCAAGCGCAGGCTGCAGCTCCACAGCGTGGCTCCTCCCTCACAGCCTCCCTTGTGTTGGATCAATCATGGGATCAAATATACGAAATTAACTACTGACCCAACAAACTAAGCCTTCAAAAAAGTCTCCATCAGATGAAGGGAAGGCACAGGAATATAAGACCAAGGGATGCAGGGTAAGAATATGACTGCTCCTTTTAACAGCTCTTAAATTGGAAAGCGCGCTGCAAAACTGCACCCCAAGTACTTTGTGTACTCCCTGCTTAATGTTATGTATTGCCATTCTGCCATGTATGTTTCATGAATCATTCATGATCTAATTTTATACTTAATATTGACTCCTGAAGGCAAGAAATTCCTTAAGCCTTCTCCCAACTGCCTctgatgtattttcttcttgaatttctttttctccaaggTGTGTATGTCAAAGTCTCACTAATGAACCATAATAAATTCATCAAAACTAAAAAGACAGCAGCTGTTCTGGGATCTCCCAATCCAGTGTACAATGAAACCTTCAGTTTCAAGGCAGATCAGACAGAGCTGGATACAGCGAGCCTGAGTCTATCTGTGCTACAGAGTATCAAGGGAGAAAGTAAGctatttaaattattacagTTAAGGTGCCATAAATCTCTTCCATATTGCAGAGATATTTAAACATGGGAGGAACTAATTCCTTTTCAGCAATAATCATAAAACATATAAAAGGTTTGGGGTATTTCACAggctgtttctttaaaaagcagaacaactTATTTGCAGTAAGTGTATGTCTCTTTCAGAGGCTAAAGATACATTTAGTGGAAGACATGAATAAAATAACTGTAGGCTAGTCACTGTCAGTACAGGGTGTTGtacttttgtttcattctgATATCCTAAGAAAAGAAGCTTATGCAATTATGTTCTGTGAACACTTGTGTGTATAATCCCCAACCCCCAAAATTTTGAAGCCATTCATTGTTCCTAACCAAATCTGAAAGAGGAATAGGAATTTTAATTATCACAGCAGTTCAAAcactgagaaagaagaaagagagattaCAGtcatccctgctccctggcagaAAACCTGATGCTTGAACCTCTTACTAATTGTCAGAGAATCCATCCAGGAGTTCTGCTTAGAGAAGCAAGTCAGAATTCACTGCTCACAAGAAAAACATCTTCCCTACAGTGCAAATATGATCGCAGTAATGAAACATTAATACCCTCATTTGGATTCATACACTcctaaaaaaattcctttagGTGAGATTTTGGGCAAGTGCTTTGGCTTTGAGGATTGACAAGAACTAGGATCAGTACTGGAGTCTTTCATCATTTTCACCTGTGGACAGCCAAACACTTTACAAGCATTCTGAAGTTCATGTAAGGCAGgttcaaattattttccccatCCATAGCTGGAAAGTTCAGGCATGAAGAAAAATTTGCTCATTGGGAGAGGGTGGTCAGTGGCAACACACATATTGTgactcccagctctctcagtaaCTAACTCTATTCTTTCCCAAGCTGGAGCATCATATGAATCCTACTAAGGTTGCTGATGCCCAAAAGTAGGGCACACTTCCACAGTACGCTGGAGGTAGAGGGGCTGGGCAGATACAGCTCTGTGTGCCTTAAACTGATTCTAGTTCAGAGTGCAGGCAATAGGGTAGGCCTGAACTAAACGCCCACTTTCTGCCCGCTTTTAATGCTGAATCTTAGCACATAGAAACTACGGAACTTGAAAGCTAGAGTGAATTCCTTGatgaaaatttttgtttaaaaataactttcagaaCATGCATTACTTAGAGAAATACAAGTTAATATTCTAATTTTTGTAAGGATTTCAGTGACACACTTAGAGGTGTTAATCActaactgctttcttttttccccagaaacgCATCTGCTAGGACGCGTAGTAGTTGGGCCTTTCATGTACACCCGCGGCAAAGAACTAGAACACTGGAATGAAATGATCAGCAAGCCCAAGGAGTTGGTTAAACGATGGCATGCTCTCTGCCACAGCATGTAAACAgcatggattaaaaaaaccaaccttaaAATGGGAAAGCTCTCACTATCTTTCATAATCTAATGATAAAGCATACAAAATCTTTGACTGTTTTACACTCCTAAATAGACAAGAACAAAATAAGTAAATGGTTTCCTTGCCCAAACGCGAAGAGAAGACTTGGTCCCTGCTAGGCTAGAACTCTATCTTTCCTCTCTTCAAAACATATTTCCAATGTAATTATATACAGCAGAGTAAACAAAATAGGAAGACAAACATGATCTCCCAGTATTAGTTATTTTGACTAATAAATTCCAGTTCTCGGTCATGAGTTCTGGGCACAAACAGTCATCCAACATGTGGCTAGAACCCAAAATGACCTAAGAATTGTCAATGATGATACCAGGCCTAACTGTCCACTGCATTGCATCACCACAGAGTAGCTTCACCAAAAGGGATGGAAGCCCAGTAAGCATGCCAAAACAGACAAAGCCCAAAAGATGTTGACTGACTAAGTTTACAATTTATTTAGAATAGCACCATTATAGTTAAAACCTCCTTTGAATGTGAATGGTGGAAAGTACTGAGTGTTTATTGATCAAGAACCTGTTCACGTCCCTCGGCACAGTGCACTTCTTGCAGTGATTCAGTTGGATGTTTTCAGCTGACCCCAATGTACAACACTGTGTTGACACTaagggagaagcagaaaagaagtcCTGAAGTCacagatgactggaggcttgcagAAGTACTGGAGTACTCTGAGAAAGTAATACAAGGGACCTGTCCTGTCCTTCTATATTTCTCCCTAAACATGTCTCTGCTGGACACAGAGCACTGATTACAAGAACTTTGGGTTTGACTTAGTATGACCATTCTTACGTTGAAAATCCAAACAGCTTAAGCCCCCAGGACATATGTCTGTTTTAGTGGCAGAGTTTTCTTCATTAAGTAAATTGctgttttgtaaaacaaatcagagtgattatttttaattaaaataaaacaaataggaCATTCTTCTCTTCTTGATTGTTCACTGGGGACCTGAACTCTGTACCTTTCACGCCATACAGTCATAAGCCAGACATACAGACTAttgcagcaaaacattttgtacAATTATGTTCCAAGAGGACCATAATatctgcagctgaaataaagCCACCTTCCTTTCAAACAGGATACAATGTTAATTAATTCAATGTATTATAAAAATGAGGCTTCTCTGGGGAGATGAGAACACTTTCCATTTTGATAGTATTGTTATTATCTAAAGGAAATATTATGAATAAGAATACATCTGAGAGGAATTGTAAGATAACAGACTCCACTTCACCTGATCCCCCATTTGAAATGTTACACAGTACCCTCCAGGCCATCTTGCCAACTGCACCACTGGATACAAGATGAGCCTAGACTTGTTACATTTAGTTGAATTTTACAAAATGTTCTTCCTCATTGTTTCTCTGTTAAACGGCAGCACCCCCAACCCCAAAGAGCTGTTTTCAAATTTTACTCCTACAAAACCACTGAAAACCAATTTAATTGGCAACATGTTCAATCTGGGAAGGAAAACTAGATGTAAACTCTATGATAACTATCTTACTATGATAAAGCAATTTTACCAAATACATTATGTCCCTTTTCATGATTTAAGTCATACCAATAAACATTAaagatcttaaaaataaactgttaagAATGTTTCAGACAGTTATGTTTACGAGCTTGTGCAGGAAGATGCATGTAATATCCAGTGTCTATTAACA
It includes:
- the LOC104033289 gene encoding synaptotagmin-15 is translated as MAEQAVAIAGGVIGGILLFVLIGITAYLLWKKFCCLFSYEKLTSPVKTTNAKAFFQDQSTSEIQPQSTRSRSVPFIVPPTLHGRDWINLTSEEQVQEDSDPYMIPQPGPRSSFHSLAGAYVVGTINPELYKFPEDKSETDFPEGNIGRLWFSIEYEHKSERLLVSLIKVRKLQPPADSCSPFVKIYLLPDERSYLQSKTKRKTLNPQFDENFVFQVSSKMLLQRTLKFLVYHVDKQKKHHLLGQVMFPLKNGTLTDDNKLVIWRDLEKENLEPPSDSGDIQFSLSYNDYLGRLTVVVLRARGLKLQEESHAVSVYVKVSLMNHNKFIKTKKTAAVLGSPNPVYNETFSFKADQTELDTASLSLSVLQSIKGEKTHLLGRVVVGPFMYTRGKELEHWNEMISKPKELVKRWHALCHSM